In one window of Eggerthella guodeyinii DNA:
- a CDS encoding c-type heme family protein: MGNIKLKTKFAGLIVVLLAVSLIANIGWTTVNKRAQMENELREKGQVLAQQMDAMWEFMASNQYRLEQISYTEDGVYQGLHCAIVGRSIGALFTSQSSYTTRFVNFNPRNLADEPDEFDAAALDAFNAGSVAEYYGITEYEGEEVFRYLAPMRIEENCLDCHGEPAGEIDVTGYEKEGWSIGDVGGAISIIMPLDVYMESEQASIVQDVIFFGGMLVVCLLIMYAALSYLVTRPLSKIQAGVECIQTGDLNVQLAYTESSREMNTLMTEFNQMARELSDIYDNLETQVEDRTAQLARANTVLEQQRTQLEEANERLRDENQYKSDFLAMMSHELRTPLTSIIAFTELLNRDSRPFDEKEAETRGEIEANSRALLLMINDILEMSRLDAGRTDMNIEIIDLGDIAGMVETVVQPLADKSRVAFACDIDPDVPLIEADFEKVRHVLENLCGNAVKFTPEGGSVTLRMVHHPECGEVWIKVSDTGIGIAKADQQRIFERFVQADSSPSRKYNGTGLGLSLAKEYTEMHGGALSVESEPGMGSTFTVRIPVERTGER, encoded by the coding sequence ATGGGGAACATCAAGCTGAAGACGAAGTTCGCGGGCCTGATCGTGGTCTTGCTCGCCGTGTCGCTGATCGCGAACATCGGCTGGACCACGGTGAACAAACGCGCCCAGATGGAGAACGAGCTGCGCGAGAAGGGCCAGGTGCTGGCCCAGCAGATGGATGCCATGTGGGAGTTCATGGCGTCGAACCAGTACCGCCTCGAGCAGATTTCCTACACGGAAGACGGGGTGTACCAGGGCCTTCACTGCGCCATCGTGGGCCGCAGCATCGGCGCCCTGTTCACCTCGCAGTCCTCGTACACCACGCGGTTCGTGAACTTCAATCCTCGCAACCTTGCCGACGAGCCCGACGAGTTCGACGCGGCCGCGCTCGATGCGTTCAACGCAGGTTCCGTTGCCGAGTACTACGGCATCACCGAATACGAAGGCGAGGAGGTGTTCCGCTACCTTGCGCCCATGCGCATCGAGGAGAACTGCCTCGATTGCCACGGCGAACCTGCCGGCGAGATCGATGTGACCGGGTACGAGAAGGAGGGGTGGAGCATCGGCGACGTCGGCGGCGCCATCAGCATCATCATGCCGCTCGACGTGTACATGGAAAGCGAGCAAGCCTCCATCGTGCAGGACGTGATCTTCTTCGGCGGCATGCTGGTGGTGTGCCTGCTGATCATGTACGCGGCGCTCAGCTATCTCGTCACGCGCCCGTTGAGCAAGATCCAGGCGGGCGTCGAGTGCATCCAGACGGGCGACTTGAACGTGCAGCTGGCCTACACCGAGTCGTCGCGCGAGATGAACACGCTCATGACCGAGTTCAACCAGATGGCGCGCGAGCTGTCGGACATCTACGACAACCTGGAAACGCAGGTGGAGGACCGCACCGCCCAGCTCGCCAGGGCGAACACCGTGCTCGAGCAGCAACGCACGCAGCTGGAGGAGGCGAACGAGCGCCTGCGTGACGAGAACCAGTACAAGTCGGACTTCCTGGCCATGATGAGCCACGAGCTGCGCACGCCGCTGACCTCGATCATCGCGTTCACCGAGCTGTTGAACCGCGACAGTCGGCCCTTCGACGAGAAGGAGGCCGAAACCCGCGGCGAGATCGAGGCGAACAGCCGCGCGCTTCTGCTGATGATCAACGACATCCTGGAAATGAGCCGGCTCGACGCCGGAAGGACGGATATGAACATCGAGATTATCGATTTGGGCGATATCGCCGGCATGGTGGAAACGGTGGTGCAGCCGCTCGCCGACAAGAGCCGCGTGGCGTTCGCCTGCGATATCGATCCCGACGTGCCGCTCATCGAGGCCGACTTCGAGAAGGTGCGTCACGTGCTGGAGAATCTGTGCGGCAACGCCGTCAAGTTCACGCCCGAGGGCGGTTCGGTGACGCTGCGCATGGTGCACCATCCCGAATGCGGCGAAGTGTGGATCAAGGTGTCGGATACGGGCATCGGCATCGCGAAGGCCGACCAGCAGCGCATATTCGAGCGCTTCGTGCAGGCGGATTCGTCGCCGTCGCGCAAGTACAACGGCACGGGCTTGGGGCTGTCGCTGGCGAAGGAGTACACCGAGATGCACGGCGGCGCCCTTTCGGTGGAAAGCGAACCGGGAATGGGCAGCACGTTCACCGTGCGCATCCCGGTCGAGAGGACGGGGGAGCGATGA
- a CDS encoding TorD/DmsD family molecular chaperone has translation MDDSMELLLSNRRFLYTLLARAFASEPDGTLLGVVMDERTGDECALLDGDEGAGRRLWRVLADEAAADEDDRLRSEYTRLFLGPEKLPAPPWESVYVNGEPLLFQESTLVVREAYRRSGYVSAGYPREADDHVAIELDFMATLAAKTCEAAAGDRGALEAQRAFLEEHLLAWVDSFAERLGSCDTVSGFYPSFARLAALACRRDAGVLKELLAA, from the coding sequence ATGGACGATTCGATGGAACTGTTGCTCAGCAATCGGCGGTTTCTCTACACCCTTCTAGCGCGTGCGTTCGCGTCGGAACCCGATGGGACGCTGCTCGGCGTCGTGATGGACGAACGCACGGGCGACGAGTGCGCCCTGCTCGACGGCGACGAGGGCGCGGGCCGCCGCCTGTGGCGCGTTCTGGCCGATGAGGCTGCCGCCGACGAGGACGATCGCCTGCGAAGCGAATACACGCGGCTTTTCCTGGGCCCGGAAAAGCTTCCCGCGCCTCCGTGGGAATCGGTGTACGTGAACGGCGAGCCGCTGCTGTTCCAGGAGAGCACGCTCGTCGTGCGCGAGGCGTATCGCCGTTCGGGGTACGTGTCCGCCGGGTACCCTCGCGAGGCGGACGATCATGTGGCCATCGAGCTCGACTTCATGGCGACGCTTGCGGCGAAAACATGCGAAGCGGCGGCGGGCGATCGGGGCGCGCTCGAAGCGCAGCGCGCGTTCTTGGAGGAGCATCTGCTCGCGTGGGTCGATTCGTTCGCTGAGCGCCTCGGGTCATGTGATACGGTATCGGGGTTCTATCCGTCGTTCGCGCGTTTGGCCGCGCTCGCATGCCGACGCGACGCGGGAGTGTTGAAGGAGCTGCTCGCCGCGTAG
- a CDS encoding 4Fe-4S dicluster domain-containing protein, with amino-acid sequence MSNANVEPKGFYFNSLRCSGCRTCQVACKDKNRLDPGTFFRHVTSYQAGTYPNAMLYHYPATCNHCANPACVAVCPNAAMYVDEDDGTVQHDDEKCIGCQYCVKACPYGVPQYLEALQKTHKCDACIGLRAAGESPACVAACPMRALEFGPIAELRAAHPDTVDEIAVLPEASQTTPSVAILPKAAMLEKGPVPVIL; translated from the coding sequence ATGTCGAATGCCAACGTTGAACCGAAGGGCTTCTACTTCAACAGCCTTCGCTGCTCCGGATGCCGAACGTGCCAGGTGGCGTGCAAGGACAAGAACCGCCTGGACCCGGGAACGTTCTTCCGCCACGTGACGTCGTACCAGGCCGGCACGTATCCGAACGCCATGCTGTACCATTATCCGGCCACGTGCAACCATTGCGCGAACCCGGCGTGCGTGGCGGTGTGCCCGAACGCGGCGATGTACGTCGACGAGGACGACGGAACCGTGCAGCATGACGACGAGAAGTGCATCGGATGCCAGTACTGCGTGAAGGCCTGCCCGTACGGCGTGCCGCAGTACCTGGAGGCCTTGCAGAAGACGCACAAGTGCGATGCGTGCATCGGGCTCCGCGCGGCAGGCGAGTCGCCGGCGTGCGTGGCGGCGTGTCCCATGCGTGCTTTGGAATTCGGGCCGATCGCCGAGCTGCGCGCCGCGCATCCCGACACGGTCGACGAGATCGCCGTGCTGCCCGAAGCATCGCAGACGACGCCGTCGGTGGCAATCCTGCCGAAGGCAGCCATGCTGGAGAAGGGCCCGGTGCCGGTCATCCTGTAG
- a CDS encoding molybdopterin-dependent oxidoreductase → MTSYLEKARRSPQVSRRGFVKASAAATAALAVAGLAGCSNKVEPVEDSAADGVQQASLTEGTWIPAACWHNCGGRCLNKVLVKDGVVVRQKTDDTHEDSVEFPQIRACLRGRSQQQHVFGADRIKYPLKRKHWEPGGGRKELRGIDEWERISWDEAIGYVADELKKVYETYGPTGVLIAGYGTGQNVRLISYLGGAVAEWDSASHGTYLLNVGSLGLPHMGVGPGAVMCTSANDRFDLKNSETIVLYGCNPAWASAGNRCKNFLEAKEAGTEFVYVGPSYNPSASLLEARWIRVRPGTDVSFLLAVAYTMVTQDDPQSNPLVDWDFIEKYTVGFTADTMPEEATLDENLHDYLLGAYDGVPKTPEWASPICGTPVEDIEWFAQLVGKEHKVALLHSFAAARNKGAEDFPQMLMTIGALGGHMGKSGHACGSAFGPTAGDGGPSLVMPGQAGLTPIPNTLGYFVAGPDTWNAVLTGRFFDTGHNMMGSEQGFPPPVEREVDIHLICHDDSGAALQSRINIPGGIEAHRKVDFVFTQAYTMTTNAKYADIILPACTQWEKKASYFQMIYPGRDFEVFPSKVVDPLYESKSDYDIIVAIAERMGIDPKAIFDFDETQQWFNVIVGSTVMKEDGTGYEPLVTVTQDDIDEWGVQGQPQEGRIGIKELLDKGIYQVERYEGDPYTFIAYKSFVDDPVANPLPSHSGKFEIYCQWKGDWLAASPRGDTPFKPYPTYQVPIEGYETTFDDWDNQVKGDYPYLFFTPHYLRRAHTTLDNVPWLREAFENPVFISAQDAKEKGVVTGDTVLVQSRYGKVLRIASVTETLMPGVLALPHGSWVDIDQETGCDKGGADNVLCGPVTSNSGVSGYNNYNINFEKYDAEQLLPDVEWPQRIVDAE, encoded by the coding sequence ATGACGAGCTATTTGGAGAAGGCGCGGCGTTCGCCGCAGGTGAGTCGTCGGGGGTTCGTCAAAGCGAGCGCTGCGGCAACGGCCGCGCTGGCGGTTGCGGGCCTGGCGGGTTGCTCGAACAAGGTCGAGCCGGTCGAGGACTCGGCGGCGGACGGCGTCCAGCAGGCGTCGCTGACCGAAGGCACGTGGATTCCCGCCGCGTGCTGGCACAATTGCGGCGGCCGGTGCCTCAACAAGGTGCTGGTGAAAGACGGCGTGGTCGTGCGGCAGAAAACCGATGACACGCATGAGGACAGCGTCGAGTTCCCGCAGATCAGGGCTTGCTTGCGCGGGCGCAGCCAACAGCAGCACGTGTTCGGCGCCGACCGTATCAAGTATCCGCTCAAGCGCAAGCACTGGGAGCCGGGCGGCGGTCGGAAAGAGCTGCGCGGCATCGACGAGTGGGAGCGCATCAGCTGGGACGAGGCTATCGGCTACGTGGCCGACGAACTGAAGAAGGTCTACGAGACGTACGGCCCGACGGGCGTTCTGATCGCCGGGTACGGCACGGGTCAGAACGTGCGGCTCATCAGCTACTTGGGCGGCGCCGTGGCGGAATGGGACTCGGCCTCGCACGGAACGTACCTGCTCAACGTCGGCAGCCTGGGGCTGCCCCATATGGGCGTCGGCCCGGGTGCCGTCATGTGCACGTCGGCGAACGATCGGTTCGACCTCAAGAACTCCGAGACCATCGTGCTGTACGGCTGCAATCCCGCGTGGGCTTCGGCGGGCAACCGCTGCAAGAACTTCCTGGAGGCGAAGGAAGCAGGCACGGAGTTCGTGTACGTGGGCCCGAGCTACAATCCTTCGGCTTCGCTGCTCGAGGCGCGGTGGATTCGCGTGCGGCCCGGCACCGACGTGAGCTTCCTTCTGGCCGTCGCCTACACGATGGTGACGCAGGACGACCCGCAGAGCAACCCGCTGGTGGACTGGGATTTCATTGAGAAGTACACGGTGGGTTTCACGGCCGACACGATGCCCGAAGAGGCGACGCTTGACGAGAACCTCCACGACTACCTGCTGGGGGCATACGACGGCGTGCCGAAAACCCCCGAGTGGGCTTCGCCGATTTGCGGCACGCCCGTCGAGGATATCGAATGGTTCGCCCAGCTCGTCGGCAAGGAGCACAAGGTCGCGCTGCTGCACAGCTTCGCGGCGGCGCGCAACAAGGGCGCGGAGGACTTTCCGCAGATGCTCATGACCATCGGCGCTTTGGGCGGCCATATGGGCAAGTCGGGGCATGCGTGCGGCTCGGCGTTCGGTCCGACGGCCGGCGATGGCGGCCCGTCGCTCGTCATGCCGGGCCAGGCGGGGCTCACGCCCATCCCGAACACCCTGGGTTATTTCGTTGCAGGGCCCGACACGTGGAACGCCGTGTTGACGGGCAGGTTCTTCGATACGGGCCACAACATGATGGGCTCCGAGCAGGGGTTCCCGCCGCCGGTCGAGCGCGAGGTGGACATTCACCTCATCTGCCACGATGATTCGGGGGCGGCGCTTCAGTCGCGCATCAACATCCCGGGCGGCATCGAGGCGCATCGCAAGGTCGATTTCGTGTTCACGCAGGCCTACACCATGACCACGAACGCGAAGTACGCCGATATCATCTTGCCGGCTTGCACGCAATGGGAGAAGAAGGCGTCGTATTTCCAGATGATCTATCCCGGCCGCGACTTCGAGGTGTTCCCGTCGAAGGTGGTGGACCCGCTGTACGAGTCGAAGTCGGACTACGACATCATCGTGGCCATCGCGGAGCGCATGGGCATCGATCCCAAGGCCATCTTCGATTTCGACGAAACGCAGCAATGGTTCAACGTCATCGTCGGATCCACCGTCATGAAGGAGGACGGGACGGGCTACGAGCCGCTCGTCACCGTCACGCAGGACGATATCGACGAGTGGGGCGTGCAGGGCCAGCCGCAAGAGGGCCGCATCGGCATCAAGGAGCTGCTGGACAAGGGCATCTACCAGGTAGAGCGCTACGAGGGCGATCCGTACACCTTCATTGCGTACAAAAGCTTCGTCGACGATCCCGTGGCGAATCCGCTGCCGTCGCACAGCGGCAAGTTCGAGATCTACTGCCAATGGAAGGGCGACTGGCTGGCGGCTTCGCCCCGCGGCGACACGCCGTTCAAGCCGTACCCGACCTACCAGGTGCCGATCGAGGGATACGAGACGACGTTCGACGATTGGGACAACCAGGTGAAGGGCGACTACCCGTACCTGTTCTTCACGCCGCACTACCTGCGCCGCGCCCATACGACGCTCGACAACGTGCCCTGGTTGCGCGAGGCGTTCGAGAACCCCGTGTTCATCAGCGCCCAGGACGCCAAGGAGAAGGGCGTCGTCACGGGCGACACGGTGCTCGTGCAGAGCCGTTACGGCAAGGTGCTGCGCATCGCGAGCGTCACCGAGACGCTGATGCCGGGCGTGCTCGCGCTGCCCCATGGCTCGTGGGTGGACATCGACCAGGAGACGGGGTGCGACAAGGGCGGTGCCGACAACGTGTTGTGCGGCCCGGTGACCAGCAACAGCGGCGTATCCGGGTACAACAACTACAACATCAATTTCGAGAAATACGATGCGGAGCAGCTCCTGCCCGACGTCGAGTGGCCTCAGCGCATCGTGGATGCTGAATAG
- a CDS encoding 4Fe-4S dicluster domain-containing protein — MKRVGFYFNSAQCKGCKTCQVACKKRNGLPIGINYRQVHTFEVGAYPDASWYHVSVTCNHCENPACVRACPTGAMYKSDEDGTVQHDDGVCIGCQQCVNSCPYGVPRYFPELKIVGKCYACKDTREADGAPTCVASCPQRALEFGPFEELAAAHPDAIADIACFPASTETDPSVLVDVRPMALEEEYRELRL; from the coding sequence ATGAAACGCGTAGGATTTTATTTCAACAGCGCTCAATGCAAGGGTTGCAAGACCTGCCAAGTTGCCTGCAAGAAGCGCAACGGCCTGCCGATCGGCATCAACTACCGCCAGGTGCATACGTTCGAGGTCGGCGCGTATCCCGACGCAAGCTGGTATCATGTGTCGGTAACCTGCAACCATTGCGAGAATCCCGCCTGCGTGCGCGCGTGCCCGACGGGTGCCATGTACAAGTCCGACGAGGACGGCACGGTTCAGCACGACGACGGCGTATGCATCGGGTGCCAGCAATGCGTGAACAGCTGCCCCTACGGCGTTCCACGCTACTTCCCGGAGCTCAAAATCGTGGGCAAATGCTATGCCTGCAAAGACACGCGCGAAGCCGACGGCGCGCCAACGTGCGTCGCATCGTGTCCCCAGCGCGCCCTCGAGTTCGGCCCGTTCGAGGAGCTTGCGGCCGCGCATCCGGATGCGATTGCCGATATCGCGTGCTTTCCCGCCTCGACCGAAACCGACCCGAGCGTGCTCGTGGACGTGAGGCCGATGGCGCTCGAGGAGGAGTATCGGGAGCTTCGCCTGTAG
- a CDS encoding molybdopterin-dependent oxidoreductase, producing the protein MMTDSMSNKTTMDRRSFVTAGAAVATALATAGALSGCAPKAKQEAEGIGAFAPEGTFEGGKTMTTLNDGEWKNVPCFHGCGNACVNKALVKDGVVVRTKTDDTHEDTLGRPQFRGCLRGRCMTELEFGADRLKYPMKRKSWSPENPHDELRGTDEWERISWDEALDIVADQLRAVYTTYGPRAVYKDWDLYHQRSPVLDACGGFLTTWDTASFGSYLSDVSQLGMPFLDDCASRDLGLPFLGEGSVNDRFDLVENPDLIVLYAQNPAWSANGLAGWLFWQAKQRGAEFICVGPEKNASANLYDAKWIRLLPGTDTAFLLAVVYEMVRLDAEQGDVIDWDFLHTYCVGFDDESMPAEAKLQENLLGYVRGDYDGIPKTPEWASAVCATPPEDITYFANAVKKTTNAILSHGYAAGRCSGAEEVPQLFLTVGCLGGHIGKPGNACGVYYCDRSGVGGTMIFKAGDPGDAWDVSSCEPLCAPEESFVSGSWDAGDYVNGNQIFDAVVEGGYQNVGICWNGSWKPIEQATCDIHFIEGKNDSSLRSAPNTVKGIEAYRSVDFVVMRDYMAKANCCYADVVLPTTGRLQEDDVMVGGQGDREAIQYFTNVLDPEDEAKSNRWVDEQLLERLGYDPSKVYPVSSGQALYNKVAGAAMMNDKKEYETLITLTQEDIDEMGAQGKPQEGKITLAELKEQGIYSIERHSGDAFCHIGYEEFIKDPEKNPLSSSSGKFELYCQEKADAYNMISFDGEQFKPYPTYHDIARIEGYDFVCFSPHYLRTACTDFGNVATLREAWILPLTINSNDAAARDIADGDTVLVSSPYGKILRKATVSGQIIEGAVGLPNGGWPKFDDEGIDRGGCASTLMGAKPTGMGISGHNNIWVTFEKWTASELEPDCDWQLRVEAKA; encoded by the coding sequence ATGATGACCGACAGCATGTCGAACAAGACAACGATGGACCGAAGGAGCTTCGTAACCGCAGGCGCGGCCGTCGCGACCGCGCTGGCAACTGCCGGTGCGCTGTCGGGGTGCGCACCGAAAGCGAAGCAGGAGGCGGAGGGGATCGGTGCGTTTGCGCCCGAGGGAACGTTCGAGGGCGGCAAGACCATGACGACCCTCAACGATGGCGAATGGAAGAACGTTCCCTGCTTTCATGGGTGCGGCAACGCCTGCGTGAACAAAGCGCTGGTGAAAGATGGCGTCGTCGTGCGGACGAAAACCGACGATACGCACGAAGACACCCTCGGGCGTCCGCAGTTCCGCGGGTGCTTGCGCGGCCGCTGCATGACCGAGCTGGAATTCGGAGCCGACCGCTTGAAGTACCCCATGAAGCGCAAGAGCTGGAGTCCGGAAAACCCGCACGACGAATTGCGCGGAACAGACGAATGGGAGCGTATCAGCTGGGATGAGGCGCTTGATATCGTGGCCGATCAGCTGCGGGCGGTGTACACCACCTATGGGCCGCGTGCCGTGTACAAAGACTGGGATCTGTACCACCAGCGCAGTCCTGTTCTCGATGCGTGCGGAGGGTTTTTGACCACGTGGGATACCGCTTCCTTCGGCAGCTATCTGTCGGACGTGTCCCAACTCGGCATGCCCTTTCTGGACGACTGCGCGTCGAGAGATCTCGGGCTGCCTTTTTTGGGTGAGGGCTCGGTTAATGATCGCTTCGACCTGGTTGAGAACCCCGACTTGATCGTCCTGTATGCGCAAAATCCTGCTTGGAGCGCAAACGGGCTTGCGGGATGGCTGTTTTGGCAGGCAAAGCAGCGCGGGGCAGAATTCATCTGCGTCGGCCCTGAGAAAAATGCCAGCGCAAACTTGTACGATGCCAAGTGGATACGCCTGTTGCCGGGAACCGACACGGCGTTTCTGCTCGCGGTGGTCTACGAGATGGTGCGCCTGGACGCCGAGCAAGGGGACGTGATCGATTGGGATTTCCTGCACACCTACTGCGTTGGATTCGATGACGAGTCCATGCCGGCGGAAGCGAAGCTGCAGGAGAACCTGTTGGGCTACGTGCGCGGCGACTACGACGGCATTCCTAAAACCCCTGAATGGGCGAGTGCCGTGTGCGCGACGCCGCCCGAGGACATCACCTACTTTGCCAACGCGGTGAAGAAGACGACCAACGCGATTCTCTCTCATGGCTATGCAGCAGGGCGCTGCTCGGGGGCGGAAGAGGTGCCGCAGCTGTTCCTCACGGTGGGATGTCTCGGCGGCCATATCGGTAAACCGGGAAATGCGTGCGGGGTCTATTATTGCGACCGGAGCGGTGTTGGCGGCACTATGATATTCAAAGCTGGCGACCCGGGGGATGCGTGGGACGTATCGAGCTGCGAGCCGCTCTGCGCACCGGAAGAATCGTTCGTTTCCGGAAGCTGGGATGCTGGAGATTACGTCAACGGCAATCAGATTTTCGACGCGGTGGTCGAGGGAGGCTACCAAAACGTTGGAATATGCTGGAATGGAAGCTGGAAGCCTATCGAGCAGGCCACCTGCGATATTCATTTTATCGAGGGCAAGAACGATTCCAGCCTGAGGTCGGCGCCGAATACGGTGAAGGGTATCGAAGCGTACCGAAGCGTGGATTTCGTCGTCATGCGCGACTACATGGCCAAGGCGAATTGCTGCTACGCCGATGTGGTTTTGCCGACGACGGGGCGCCTGCAAGAAGACGATGTGATGGTTGGCGGGCAAGGGGATCGCGAAGCGATTCAATACTTCACGAACGTGCTCGATCCCGAGGACGAGGCGAAGTCGAACCGATGGGTTGACGAGCAGCTTCTCGAGCGTTTGGGCTACGATCCCTCGAAGGTGTATCCGGTGAGTTCCGGACAGGCTCTTTATAATAAGGTTGCCGGGGCCGCCATGATGAACGATAAAAAGGAGTACGAAACCCTGATTACGCTCACGCAAGAAGACATCGACGAAATGGGAGCGCAAGGTAAGCCTCAGGAGGGAAAAATCACCCTTGCTGAACTCAAGGAACAGGGTATTTATTCAATCGAGCGTCACTCGGGCGATGCATTCTGCCACATCGGCTACGAGGAGTTCATCAAAGACCCGGAGAAGAATCCGCTCTCGTCCTCTTCGGGAAAGTTCGAGCTGTACTGCCAGGAAAAAGCCGACGCGTACAACATGATCAGTTTCGATGGCGAGCAGTTCAAGCCCTATCCCACCTATCATGACATCGCCCGCATCGAAGGTTACGATTTCGTCTGCTTCAGCCCGCACTATCTTCGAACCGCCTGCACCGACTTCGGAAATGTCGCCACCTTGCGCGAAGCGTGGATACTGCCGCTGACGATCAATTCGAACGATGCGGCGGCACGGGACATCGCCGATGGCGACACCGTGCTGGTGAGCAGCCCCTACGGCAAAATACTGCGCAAGGCAACCGTCAGCGGGCAGATTATCGAAGGTGCCGTCGGCTTGCCGAACGGAGGCTGGCCGAAGTTCGACGACGAAGGCATTGATCGGGGCGGCTGCGCCAGTACGCTCATGGGAGCCAAGCCGACGGGCATGGGGATCTCCGGGCACAACAATATCTGGGTCACGTTTGAAAAATGGACGGCATCCGAGCTTGAACCCGACTGCGACTGGCAGCTGCGGGTCGAGGCGAAGGCGTAA